Proteins encoded in a region of the Tripterygium wilfordii isolate XIE 37 chromosome 21, ASM1340144v1, whole genome shotgun sequence genome:
- the LOC119989751 gene encoding uncharacterized protein LOC119989751, with the protein MALLLRWLVHSACHVLGYRPEEGNNKHDHVVGLQAVTNKVFMEEKETSSGSGFQMPLHYPRYTKVDYEEMEEWKLDLLLSQYGLCFNGTLEEKRAFAMGAFLWA; encoded by the coding sequence ATGGCCTTGCTGCTGAGATGGCTTGTTCACTCAGCCTGTCATGTTTTAGGCTACCGGCCAGAAGAGGGTAATAACAAGCATGACCATGTTGTGGGGCTCCAAGCTGTGACAAATAAGGTCTTTATGGAAGAAAAGGAGACTTCTTCAGGTTCAGGGTTCCAAATGCCTCTTCATTATCCAAGGTACACCAAGGTTGATTATGAGGAGATGGAGGAGTGGAAGTTGGATTTGCTTCTGAGTCAATATGGGCTTTGTTTCAATGGAACCCTTGAAGAGAAAAGGGCCTTCGCAATGGGTGCATTCTTATGGGCCTGA